The Musa acuminata AAA Group cultivar baxijiao chromosome BXJ1-3, Cavendish_Baxijiao_AAA, whole genome shotgun sequence genome window below encodes:
- the LOC103979915 gene encoding glutathione reductase, chloroplastic, which produces MAAAPSLRAPPLTLASTAAALRTFSRTLVLQPQKPLFTSSRALRSPPLPPFPSNLPRRRLATRASADGGNGAPDPRQFDFDLFTIGAGSGGVRASRFAATYGAKVAICELPFSTISSESAGGVGGTCVLRGCVPKKLLVYSSKYSHEFEESRGFGWTYEADPMHDWSTLIANKNAELQRLTGIYKNILQNSGVALIEGRGKIVDPHTVDVDGKHYTARHILISVGGRPNLPDIPGIEHAIDSDAALDLPSKPEKIAIVGGGYIALEFAGIFNGLKSEVHVFIRQKKVLRGFDEEIRNFVSEQMSLRGIEFHTEETPQAILKSSDGLLSLRTNKETVDGFSHIMFATGRRPNTKNLGLEDVGVELAKNGAILVDEYSQTSVDSIWAVGDATDRLNLTPVALMEGGAFAKTVFGKEPTVPDYRAVPSAVFSQPPIGQVGLTEEQAIQEYGDVDIYTANFRPLKATLSGLPDRVFMKLIVCASTNKVLGVHMCGEDSPEIIQGIAIAVKAGLTKADFDSTVGIHPTSAEEFVTMRSPTRKIRKDPSPAMEKNVDEVRPDRNK; this is translated from the exons ATGGCGGCCGCCCCTTCCCTCAGAGCGCCGCCTCTAACCCTCGCGTCCACCGCCGCCGCCCTCCGAACCTTCTCCAGAACGCTCGTCCTCCAACCTCAGAAGCCTCTCTTCACCTCGTCTAGGGCCCTGAGGTCTCCCCCGCTCCCTCCCTTCCCTTCCAATCTCCCCCGACGCCGCCTCGCCACCCGCGCCAGCGCTGACGGAGGAAACGGCGCTCCAGATCCCCGCCAATTCGACTTTGATCTTTTCACCATAGGCGCTGGCAGTGGAGGCGTTCGGGCGTCACGGTTTGCTGCGACTTATGGCGCCAAGGTGGCCATCTGCGAGCTCCCCTTCTCGACGATATCCTCAGAGAGTGCTGGCGGTGTCGGCGGAAC ATGTGTGCTTCGTGGATGCGTTCCAAAGAAACTACTCGTTTATTCATCTAAATATTCCCATGAATTTGAAGAGAGTCGTGGCTTTGGATGGACCTATGAGGCCGATCCCATGCATGACTGGAGCACACTTATTGCTAACAAGAATGCAGAATTGCAACGTCTGACAgggatttataaaaatattctgcAGAATTCTGGGGTCGCTTTAATTGAAGGCCGTGGAAAG ATAGTTGACCCACATACTGTTGATGTGGATGGAAAACACTATACTGCTAGGCATATACTAATCTCAGTTGGTGGCCGACCCAACCTTCCAGATATTCCTGGAATAGAGCATGCTATTGACTCAGATGCTGCATTAGACTTGCCTTCAAAGCCTGAAAAGATTGCAATAGTAGGAGGTGGGTACATTGCTTTGGAATTTGCTGGCATCTTTAATGGATTAAAGAGTGAAGTTCATGTATTTATTCGACAAAAGAAAGTGCTGAGGGGCTTTGACGAGGAG ATTCGGAACTTTGTTTCAGAGCAAATGTCCTTGAGGGGGATTGAATTTCACACAGAGGAGACTCCTCAGGCAATCCTTAAATCATCAGATGGTCTTCTATCACTTAGAACTAACAAAGAAACAGTAGATGGTTTCTCACATATAATGTTTGCAACAGGTCGAAGACCAAATACAAAG AACTTGGGATTGGAGGATGTTGGGGTAGAATTGGCCAAGAATGGTGCAATTCTG GTTGATGAATACTCTCAGACATCGGTTGATTCCATTTGGGCTGTTGGAGATGCTACAGATAGGTTGAACTTGACCCCTGTTGCATTGATGGAAGGAGGGGCTTTTGCTAAAACTGTATTTGGCAAGGAACCTACTGTGCCAGATTACAG AGCTGTGCCCTCTGCTGTTTTTTCCCAGCCTCCGATAGGACAAGTTGGTCTTACGGAGGAGCAG GCTATTCAAGAGTATGGTGATGTTGATATTTACACAGCCAACTTCAGGCCTCTTAAAGCCACTCTTTCTGGCCTGCCTGATCGGGTCTTTATGAAGCTTATTGTATGTGCAAGCACGAACAAAGTGTTAGGAGTGCACATGTGTGGGGAAGATTCTCCTGAGATTATACAg GGGATTGCTATTGCTGTAAAAGCTGGACTAACTAAGGCAGATTTTGATTCCACCGTCGGAATTCACCCAACATCTGCAGAGGAGTTTGTCACAATGAGGAGCCCAACTCGGAAAATCCGGAAGGATCCATCCCCAGCAATG GAAAAGAATGTTGACGAGGTCAGGCCAGATAGGAATAAGTAA
- the LOC103979917 gene encoding CRM-domain containing factor CFM3, chloroplastic/mitochondrial — MAGLQLHSTTLFDSLHASFSRLHFPRLLLPLRRCRRCRFSSSATFPSRNPYPNRDPCDKTLPSLKSDHQSAPWIKNWTEPRFRSLPKKPRAALDYRQSVSSDDDEYGTSRSTGSSAMAKIVEKLRKFGYIDDSEEVKERPLPEKGSVEDIFYAEDGILPDSRGGLSWDVNEKARFPWEKPREEEEEKQASARKTRSKTSLAELTLPEGELRRLRHLAIRTKSKTKIGGAGVTKEIVDLIHEKWKTEEVVRLKCEGPPALNMKRMHEILERKTGGLVIWRSGTSISLYRGVTYEIPQLVKRPYQSNQRASLDSFKQPLGYRAEAFVENGRGSHVAGPIEHLTVKVEEEKDVESPPKIEYESEIDKLLDDLGPRYTDWPGSGPPPVDADLLPSVVPGYKPPFRILPYGVRPSLGLKEGTALRRLARALPPHFALGRSRQHQGLAAAMVKLWEKSSIAKISLKRGVQLTSSERMAEDIKKLTGGAILSRNKDYIVFYRGKDFLSPEVTEALLERERLAKALQDEEEQARLRASSSVASDVDSFDESGTAGTLNETLEAAARWGNNIGDDHMDKMMRAAEMARHAGLVKKLERKLFIAERKLTKAGKALAKVEESLKPTEHVKDPEAITDEERFMFRKLGLRMKAFLLLGRRGVFDGTIENMHLHWKYRELVKIIVKAKTFAQVQNVALALEAESGGVLVSVDKISKGFAIIVYRGKDYHRPPTLRPKNLLTKRKALARSIELQRREALNRHISNVQKKVEQLRSELVHLDNVKDHGDEELYANLDSAYSTEDEEDSEDEGDEAYLDTFNGAVAIDRDDGDAHNHNDDDDYTEESEADGTSNKDEHDSYFDGWINAVDISSDEHGGAQSHYKEDNDSDEDSEIDDYSEDDENDSEHSLRSSTSSANNQQSGLALPVADNMCI, encoded by the exons ATGGCCGGACTCCAGCTTCACTCCACCACCCTCTTCGACTCCCTCCACGCCTCCTTCTCCCGCCTCCATTTCCCTCGACTCCTCCTCCCCCTTCGCCGCTGCCGTCGCTGCCGCTTCTCCTCCTCGGCCACCTTCCCCTCGCGAAACCCCTACCCCAATCGAGACCCTTGCGACAAAACCCTGCCTTCCCTCAAGTCCGACCACCAAAGTGCCCCCTGGATCAAGAACTGGACTGAGCCCCGCTTTCGATCGCTCCCGAAGAAGCCTCGAGCGGCGCTGGATTACCGGCAGAGTGTTTCCAGTGACGACGATGAGTACGGCACCAGCAGGAGCACCGGAAGCAGTGCCATGGCGAAGATTGTTGAGAAATTGAGGAAATTTGGGTATATCGATGACTCCGAGGAAGTGAAGGAGCGACCCTTGCCGGAGAAGGGTTCCGTGGAGGACATCTTCTACGCGGAAGATGGGATTTTGCCTGATTCTAGGGGCGGCTTGTCTTGGGATGTGAATGAGAAAGCGCGATTTCCTTGGGAGAAGcctcgggaggaggaggaggagaagcaggcGTCAGCGAGGAAGACGAGGAGCAAGACTTCGTTGGCGGAGCTGACCCTTCCGGAAGGGGAGCTGCGGAGGCTGCGGCACCTGGCGATCAGGACGAAATCAAAGACCAAGATTGGAGGGGCTGGGGTGACGAAGGAGATCGTGGACTTGATTCACGAGAAGTGGAAGACGGAGGAGGTAGTGAGGCTCAAGTGCGAGGGGCCTCCGGCTCTTAACATGAAGCGGATGCACGAGATCTTGGAG AGGAAAACAGGAGGATTGGTGATTTGGAGGTCAGGGACCTCGATTTCTTTATACAGGGGTGTGACTTATGAGATCCCTCAACTAGTCAAGAGACCATATCAGAGTAATCAGAGAGCCAGTTTGGACTCCTTTAAACAACCTCTGGGTTATCGGGCTGAGGCTTTTGTAGAAAATGGTAGAGGCAGTCATGTGGCAGGTCCTATTGAACATCTAACTGTTAAAGTTGAGGAGGAAAAAGATGTGGAATCACCTCCAAAGATTGAATATGAAAGTGAAATTGACAAGCTATTGGATGATCTAGGCCCTCGTTATACAGATTGGCCTGGAAGTGGTCCACCACCTGTAGATGCTGACTTGCTTCCAAGTGTAGTTCCTGGTTATAAGCCCCCTTTTAGAATTCTCCCCTATGGAGTGAGACCTTCTCTTGGGCTAAAGGAAGGCACAGCATTACGTAGGCTTGCAAGGGCATTACCTCCACATTTTGCTCTCG GGAGAAGCAGGCAACATCAGGGGTTAGCAGCAGCCATGGTGAAGCTTTGGGAGAAAAGTTCTATAGCAAAGATTTCCTTGAAGCGTGGCGTGCAGCTTACTAGCAGTGAGAGAATGGCTGAAGATATCAAA AAGCTAACTGGGGGTGCAATTCTCTCTAGAAACAAGGATTACATTGTATTTTATAGAGGAAAGGACTTTTTGTCTCCAGAAGTTACAGAGGCATTACTTGAGCGGGAAAGATTAGCAAAAGCCCTTCAAGATGAAGAAGAACAAGCACGACTAAGAGCATCATCTTCGGTTGCTTCAGATGTTGACTCATTTGATGAATCTGGGACAGCTGGTACCCTGAATGAAACGCTTGAAGCTGCTGCCAGATGGGGAAATAATATAGGTGATGATCACATGGACAAAATGATGAGAGCTGCCGAAATGGCAAGGCATGCTGGTCTTGTGAAGAAGCTAGAGAGGAAGCTTTTCATA GCTGAACGGAAATTAACGAAAGCTGGAAAAGCTTTAGCTAAGGTGGAGGAATCCTTAAAACCAACTGAACACGTTAAGGATCCTGAAGCAATAACCGATGAAGAAAGGTTCATGTTTCGAAAGCTTGGTTTGAGGATGAAGGCATTTTTGCTCCTTG GGAGGAGGGGTGTTTTCGATGGCACGATCGAGAATATGCACTTACACTGGAAGTACAGGGAGTTGGTGAAGATTATTGTCAAAGCAAAGACTTTTGCACAGGTTCAGAATGTCGCTTTGGCACTTGAAGCAGAAAGTGGGGGTGTCCTAGTCTCTGTGGACAAGATTTCCAAAGGTTTTGCCATTATTGTGTACAGGGGAAAGGATTATCATCGGCCTCCTACATTGAGACCTAAGAATCTACTGACAAAGAGGAAGGCTCTAGCACGATCGATAGAACTTCAGAGGCGCGAG GCTCTTAACCGTCATATCTCAAATGTGCAAAAGAAAGTGGAGCAGTTGAGATCTGAATTG GTTCACTTGGACAATGTTAAAGACCATGGAGATGAGGAATTGTATGCCAACTTGGACTCAGCATATTCAACTGAAGATGAAGAAGATTCAGAG GATGAGGGTGATGAGGCTTATCTTGATACTTTCAATGGTGCTGTTGCCATTGACCGTGATGATGGAGATGCTCATAATCACAATGATGACGATGACTATACTGAAGAGAGTGAGGCTGACGGCACAAGCAATAAG gatgaacatgattcttatttTGATGGTTGGATCAATGCTGTTGACATTTCTAGTGATGAACATGGAGGAGCTCAAAGTCACTATAAGGAAGATAATGACTCTGATGAAGACAGTGAGATCGATGACTACAGTGAAGATGATGAGAATGATTCAGAACATTCTCTTCGCTCATCAACGAGTTCTGCTAACAATCAGCAGAGTGGGTTGGCATTACCTGTTGCTGATAATATGTGCATATAA
- the LOC103979916 gene encoding PRA1 family protein E-like, which produces MRSASPRGYGALPSHAAAPSPTSAPSAVHRGAALVSSLREQGRALIATQRPWGQLLDSAALARPPSAGEAISRLRRNLTYFRSNYALSVLLALAIGLIWQPASLAAALILAAAWFFLYLARDGPLVLFDRRFDEGTILGALSLATFFALVSTDLGSNVFKSVGVGLLLVGMHAVFRITDDLFMDESEAVSGGLVAGLGGPGRPAFVVRVV; this is translated from the coding sequence ATGCGCTCCGCCTCGCCGCGGGGCTACGGGGCATTGCCCTCCCACGCGGCCGCACCCTCTCCAACGTCGGCGCCGTCCGCGGTCCACCGCGGGGCCGCCCTCGTCTCCAGCCTCCGTGAGCAGGGCAGGGCCCTAATCGCGACCCAGCGCCCCTGGGGGCAGCTCCTCGACTCTGCCGCCCTCGCCCGCCCCCCCTCCGCCGGGGAAGCCATATCCCGGCTCCGCCGTAACCTCACCTACTTCCGCTCCAACTACGCCCTCTCCGTGCTCCTCGCCCTCGCCATCGGCCTCATCTGGCAGCCAGCCTCGTTGGCCGCCGCCCTCATCCTCGCCGCCGCCTGGTTCTTCCTCTACCTGGCCCGCGACGGGCCGCTCGTCCTCTTCGACAGACGCTTCGACGAAGGCACCATCCTCGGCGCCCTCTCCCTGGCCACCTTCTTCGCGCTCGTCTCCACGGATCTCGGGTCGAACGTGTTCAAGTCAGTGGGGGTCGGCCTGCTGCTCGTCGGAATGCACGCGGTCTTCAGGATTACGGATGACCTTTTCATGGATGAAAGCGAGGCCGTGAGCGGTGGATTGGTCGCCGGCTTGGGCGGTCCGGGGCGGCCGGCCTTCGTCGTCCGGGTGGTGTAA